A region of Eschrichtius robustus isolate mEscRob2 chromosome 19, mEscRob2.pri, whole genome shotgun sequence DNA encodes the following proteins:
- the LOC137752504 gene encoding LOW QUALITY PROTEIN: NACHT, LRR and PYD domains-containing protein 2-like (The sequence of the model RefSeq protein was modified relative to this genomic sequence to represent the inferred CDS: inserted 1 base in 1 codon; substituted 1 base at 1 genomic stop codon), with product MTCYHFSCGLVSRSATTQQWADLSCRLKINXSLTCLNLTANELLDEGAXVLSMTLRHPACFLQRSLENCHLTEACCKDLSSALIVNQRLTHLCLAKNALGDRGVKLLCEGLSYPECQLQALVLWCCNITSDGCIHLSMLLQQNSSLTHLDLGLNHIGITGLKFLCEALKKPLCKLRCLWLWGCAISPFSCAELLSALRSNQSLVTVDLGQNSLGYNGVKMPCDALKLPSYPLQTLRLKTDESDARIQKLLKGMKESNPRLTTESDGRDPKK from the exons ATGACTTGTTACCATTTCTCCTGCGGGCTGGTATCTCGTTCTGCCACCACTCAGCAATGGGCTGATCTCTCCTGCCGCCTCAAAATCAATTAGTCCCTCACATGCTTGAACCTCACGGCAAATGAGCTCCTGGATGAGGGTG GGGTGCTGTCCATGACTCTGAGACACCCAGCGTGCTTCCTACAGAGGTC GTTGGAAAACTGTCACCTTACAGAAGCCTGTTGCAAGGATCTGTCTTCTGCTTTGATTGTCAACCAGAGGCTGACACACCTGTGCTTGGCAAAGAACGCTCTTGGAGATCGTGGGGTGAAacttctgtgtgagggcctgAGTTACCCTGAATGTCAACTACAAGCCCTGGT GCTATGGTGTTGCAACATAACCAGCGATGGCTGCATTCATCTCTCAATGCTCCTTCAACAAAATTCAAGCCTTACACACTTGGATCTGGGACTGAATCACATAGGAATCACTGGACTGAAGTTTCTGTGTGAAGCTTTGAAGAAACCACTGTGTAAACTAAGGTGTCTATG GTTGTGGGGATGTGCCATCTCTCCTTTCAGTTGTGCAGAACTCTTGTCTGCCCTTAGAAGCAATCAGAGCCTGGTCACTGTGGACCTGGGCCAGAATTCCTTGGGGTATAATGGAGTAAAGATGCCGTGTGACGCCTTGAAACTTCCAAGTTACCCCCTCCAGACACTCAG GTTGAAGACAGATGAATCTGATGCTCGCATCCAGAAGCTGctgaaaggaatgaaggaaagcaACCCACGACTGACTACTGAGAGTGATGGTCGAGATCCAAAAAAATAA